The following are encoded in a window of Flavobacterium sp. WC2421 genomic DNA:
- a CDS encoding PAS domain S-box protein — MTINKSPTSVIEYHFDNFFNISADLICIAGFDGYFKRINPAVSELLGYTDEELYARPIHTFVYAPDLKMTIETREQVYKNKALLNFENRYLTKTGELVWLSWTSMPVEDEKLVYAIAKNITHKKRIEEERNILLANLTKINKDLKHLSYTTSHDLKSPVNNLLSVFDLIDISKINDEETLEFITILKTTTERLSQTLKKSVDELIQKDELNASIEELSLKENLKEVLLSIDSLIKESKIKIAIDFEAVPTINFNKEYLKSIFLNLITNSIKYSKPDTFPSISITSTKENGKSQLIYSDNGLGFDMDLVRDKIFGLHQKFHNHIDSNGIGLYLIYNHITNLGGRIEVESQINEGAKFTITFKD, encoded by the coding sequence ATGACAATAAATAAAAGTCCTACTTCAGTTATAGAATATCATTTTGATAATTTTTTTAATATCTCAGCTGATCTAATTTGTATTGCCGGATTTGATGGGTATTTTAAAAGAATAAATCCCGCTGTCTCAGAATTATTAGGGTACACCGATGAGGAATTGTATGCTAGACCCATACATACATTTGTTTATGCACCAGATCTTAAAATGACAATCGAAACGAGAGAACAAGTGTATAAAAATAAAGCGCTGTTAAATTTCGAAAATAGATACTTAACCAAAACTGGGGAGCTGGTATGGTTATCTTGGACTTCGATGCCAGTTGAAGATGAAAAATTAGTATATGCCATAGCTAAAAACATTACTCATAAAAAAAGAATTGAAGAAGAGCGAAATATACTCCTTGCAAATTTGACAAAAATTAATAAAGACCTTAAACATTTATCCTATACCACCTCGCATGACTTGAAATCTCCCGTAAATAATTTACTATCGGTATTTGATCTTATTGATATTTCTAAAATTAATGATGAAGAGACCCTTGAATTTATAACGATCTTAAAAACAACAACAGAACGTTTAAGCCAAACTTTAAAAAAATCCGTAGATGAATTAATTCAAAAAGATGAGTTAAATGCTTCAATTGAAGAATTAAGTTTAAAAGAAAATTTAAAAGAAGTATTACTTTCTATAGACTCTTTAATAAAAGAGTCGAAAATTAAAATAGCTATTGATTTTGAAGCAGTTCCTACTATTAATTTCAATAAAGAATACCTCAAAAGCATATTCTTAAACTTAATCACAAATTCAATAAAATATTCAAAACCAGATACTTTCCCTTCTATTTCTATTACTTCTACAAAAGAAAATGGAAAAAGTCAGTTAATTTATTCCGATAATGGATTGGGTTTTGACATGGATTTAGTCCGTGATAAAATATTTGGATTGCATCAAAAATTCCACAATCATATTGATAGTAATGGTATCGGACTTTACTTAATATACAATCACATCACTAATTTAGGTGGTCGGATTGAAGTAGAAAGTCAAATAAACGAAGGAGCAAAATTCACAATAACATTCAAGGACTAA
- a CDS encoding DUF2809 domain-containing protein — translation MLTFNKNYFGVTILLFVIEVIIAVFVHDNFVRPYLGDVLVVILIYCFIKSFLKLGVLPAVLFVLIFSFSIEFLQYLNIVKTLHLENSKIARTVIGTSFSWIDLLTYLIGLIIVIVVEKYVLRKDIETIR, via the coding sequence ATGTTAACCTTCAATAAAAACTACTTTGGAGTTACTATTCTACTTTTTGTAATCGAAGTTATAATTGCTGTTTTTGTACATGACAATTTTGTAAGACCTTATCTTGGGGATGTTTTGGTAGTAATTTTAATCTATTGTTTTATTAAATCATTTTTAAAATTAGGCGTTTTACCAGCCGTGCTATTTGTATTGATTTTCTCTTTTTCAATAGAGTTTCTTCAATATCTAAATATTGTCAAGACCTTACATTTAGAAAATTCTAAAATAGCACGAACAGTAATAGGAACTTCCTTCTCTTGGATTGATTTATTAACCTATTTGATAGGTTTAATTATCGTTATTGTCGTAGAGAAATATGTACTAAGAAAGGATATCGAAACAATTAGATAA